The Chloroflexota bacterium genome has a window encoding:
- a CDS encoding ABC transporter permease has translation MWQRMISIIVKEFIQLRRDRRSMAMVFALPIIQMCILGYVVRTDIKDVSLAVWDASNTVESRELIESFDQTEFFNVNYYAFDYEEITMRIESGDARGALVIPPEYARNINRGEPAPVQFFTDGSEPGAGIQSLANANLIAAAKGAELMSKKQLSEVQLPISLQPRIWYNPAMQSSVFYLPGFVGILMQNITIILTSLALVREREHGTMEQLNISPLRRGELIIGKLIPYVIIGYAQLLLVISTAIVVFSMPMRGNFLLLLALSSLFLMFSLALGLLISTISQNQFQAMQASFMVLVPTIFLSGFIFPVESMPRVAQWIASVIPLTYYLRILRGIVVKGVGIEYLWQEAAILAAMTAVTLIIATVRVRKSLD, from the coding sequence ATGTGGCAGCGAATGATAAGCATCATAGTCAAGGAATTTATCCAGCTCAGGCGTGACCGGCGCTCCATGGCCATGGTGTTTGCCCTGCCCATAATACAGATGTGCATCCTGGGCTATGTGGTGAGGACCGATATCAAAGATGTTTCGCTGGCGGTCTGGGACGCCAGCAACACGGTGGAAAGCCGTGAACTGATTGAGAGCTTTGACCAGACGGAGTTTTTCAACGTGAACTACTACGCCTTCGACTATGAAGAAATCACCATGCGCATCGAATCGGGAGATGCCAGGGGCGCGCTGGTGATTCCGCCCGAATACGCAAGGAATATCAATCGCGGAGAACCCGCTCCGGTACAATTTTTCACGGATGGGTCGGAGCCTGGAGCCGGTATCCAGTCGCTGGCCAACGCCAACCTTATCGCGGCGGCCAAGGGCGCCGAACTGATGAGCAAAAAACAGCTGAGCGAAGTGCAGTTGCCTATCTCGCTCCAGCCGCGAATCTGGTACAACCCGGCCATGCAGAGCTCCGTGTTTTACCTGCCGGGGTTTGTGGGGATACTTATGCAGAACATCACCATCATCCTTACCTCCCTGGCCCTTGTCCGCGAGCGTGAACATGGCACCATGGAGCAGCTCAATATATCGCCGCTGCGCCGGGGTGAGCTTATCATCGGCAAGCTGATACCATATGTTATCATCGGCTATGCACAGCTACTTCTGGTGATTAGCACCGCCATCGTCGTCTTCAGTATGCCCATGCGCGGTAACTTCCTGCTTCTTTTAGCCCTGTCCTCTTTGTTCCTCATGTTCTCGCTGGCCCTCGGCCTTTTGATTTCCACTATTTCACAGAACCAGTTCCAGGCCATGCAGGCCAGCTTCATGGTGCTGGTACCCACCATCTTTCTCAGCGGCTTCATCTTCCCCGTCGAGTCCATGCCCAGAGTGGCGCAATGGATTGCCTCGGTCATCCCCCTCACCTATTACCTGCGTATTCTGCGCGGCATCGTGGTGAAGGGTGTGGGCATCGAATACCTTTGGCAGGAGGCAGCGATTCTCGCCGCCATGACCGCGGTCACCCTCATCATTGCCACCGTCAGGGTACGTAAAAGCCTCGACTAG
- a CDS encoding PAS domain S-box protein, whose amino-acid sequence MNEETSKKHLQVELKELRQRVADLEAQESKLSRAEDELKQNKEYLENLNNSLPDAIITVDVPVNIDDRIIRYANKSIEKIFGYKQKELLGKSPVVQYASKEDFINSGKVLKSAISRRTKVIHREELLLKRKNGETFPAELTTTFIRTGGKVTQITSIIRDITERRQAEEALHLRAHLLNEATDSIIATDLDGNLIYMNEATCRTYGYSKEQLLNMNLRQLVSPDITRLVDEKLRRVKEEGAITFESEHRHRDGSVFPVEVTARTVNLGDRTIILSAIRDITERKKMEEQLIVTDRLASIGELASGVAHELNNPLTGIIGFSELLLNKDVPEDVKGDLKIIHREAQRTAQVVKNLLTFARKQDTTKKPADINKAIKSVLDLRAYDQKVHNIDVVTDFAPDLPEFKADIFRLQQVFVNIIINAEYFILQAHGKGTITITTKVKGDTVLASFADDGPGIKEEHLRRLFDPFFTTKEVGQGTGLGLSICHGIVTEHGGHIYAESEPGQGATFIVELPIR is encoded by the coding sequence ATGAACGAGGAAACCTCAAAGAAGCACCTTCAAGTTGAGCTGAAAGAACTGCGCCAGCGCGTCGCCGACCTTGAAGCCCAAGAAAGCAAGCTCAGTCGGGCGGAGGATGAATTAAAGCAAAACAAAGAGTATCTGGAGAACCTTAACAATTCACTGCCAGATGCAATAATTACTGTAGATGTTCCAGTTAACATTGATGATAGGATTATTAGATACGCTAATAAATCAATAGAAAAAATATTTGGCTACAAACAAAAGGAATTGCTGGGCAAGAGTCCGGTAGTGCAATATGCCAGCAAAGAAGATTTTATTAATTCGGGTAAAGTCTTAAAGTCCGCCATCAGCCGCAGGACGAAAGTAATACATCGAGAGGAGCTGCTGCTGAAAAGAAAAAACGGAGAAACGTTCCCGGCTGAACTCACCACCACCTTTATACGAACGGGAGGGAAAGTTACACAAATCACCTCAATCATCAGGGATATTACCGAGCGCAGGCAGGCAGAAGAGGCCTTACACCTGAGGGCACACCTCCTGAATGAAGCCACCGATTCCATAATCGCTACCGACCTGGATGGCAATCTCATCTACATGAACGAGGCGACCTGCCGTACCTACGGCTACTCCAAAGAACAATTGCTCAATATGAACTTGCGACAGCTGGTGTCACCGGACATTACCAGACTAGTTGATGAGAAGCTCAGGCGCGTGAAAGAGGAGGGAGCTATCACTTTTGAATCAGAACACAGGCACAGGGACGGTAGTGTCTTCCCCGTGGAAGTAACAGCCCGTACTGTAAACCTTGGCGACAGGACAATCATCCTGTCCGCAATTCGAGACATCACCGAGCGCAAGAAAATGGAGGAGCAACTCATCGTTACTGACAGATTAGCTTCCATTGGTGAGCTGGCTTCAGGGGTTGCCCACGAACTCAACAACCCGTTGACCGGGATTATTGGCTTCTCAGAACTGCTGCTGAATAAAGACGTTCCGGAAGACGTAAAGGGAGACCTGAAAATCATCCACCGGGAAGCACAGCGAACGGCGCAGGTAGTGAAAAATCTGCTCACTTTTGCCCGCAAGCAGGACACAACTAAAAAGCCCGCAGATATCAACAAGGCCATAAAATCGGTTCTTGACCTGCGCGCCTACGACCAGAAAGTGCACAATATCGACGTAGTTACCGATTTTGCACCCGACCTGCCCGAATTCAAGGCCGACATTTTCCGCCTGCAACAGGTCTTTGTCAATATCATCATCAACGCGGAATACTTCATATTGCAGGCACATGGGAAAGGTACAATCACCATCACGACGAAAGTCAAAGGAGACACCGTCCTGGCTTCATTTGCCGATGATGGCCCGGGTATAAAAGAGGAACATTTGAGACGTCTGTTTGACCCGTTCTTCACCACTAAAGAAGTGGGCCAGGGCACCGGGCTTGGTTTGAGTATCTGCCACGGCATAGTCACCGAACATGGCGGCCATATCTACGCAGAAAGCGAGCCGGGTCAAGGGGCAACATTTATCGTGGAACTGCCCATAAGATGA
- a CDS encoding response regulator, which yields MADTARSKKRILVVEDEAVIRNVCRAGLGAEGFDVHVTPDCRTAQEMINKYHYDLFLVDILIPEMSGMQLYQWLLEKHPQLAKKVVFCTGLAIEGNIKKFLEQSGRPVLPKPFSLAELVNVIQDTLRRKNGKKIRKNTYR from the coding sequence ATGGCTGACACTGCCCGCAGTAAAAAGAGAATACTGGTCGTAGAGGATGAGGCAGTCATTCGCAACGTCTGTCGTGCAGGACTTGGAGCTGAAGGTTTTGATGTGCATGTCACCCCCGATTGCCGTACCGCCCAAGAAATGATTAACAAATATCATTATGACCTCTTCCTTGTCGACATTTTAATACCGGAAATGAGCGGAATGCAGTTGTACCAATGGCTTCTGGAGAAACACCCTCAACTGGCAAAGAAGGTTGTTTTCTGTACTGGATTGGCAATAGAAGGAAATATCAAAAAATTCCTGGAGCAAAGTGGCCGCCCAGTACTGCCTAAACCTTTCTCGCTCGCTGAACTGGTCAACGTAATTCAAGATACGCTGCGGCGAAAAAATGGCAAAAAAATTAGAAAGAATACTTATCGTTGA
- a CDS encoding response regulator: MAKKLERILIVDDEESVRKLLNNKLTIDGYRCHEASSARQALYELHHNKVDLVMLDIKMPAKSGIELLPEIKLGYPDTSVIMVTALADMQTAIRCMKQGAYDYVIKPFELDEITISVARALEKRRLELENKEYQQHLEKKVAEQANKIRASFLNAITALVYALEAKDAYTSGHSQRVAQLSAAIARQLNLPRSQINQLKLAGLLHDVGKIGVQESVLNKPGRLTEEQFELVKLHPEIGEHILSPIVNSTEILDAVRSHHEHYNGKGYPDGLKNGEISLGARILAISDAYEAMTSERPYRASMSADAALNEIEHNKGTQFDPEIADTFTRIEESRISNLNKQKQGNKSPRKS; this comes from the coding sequence ATGGCAAAAAAATTAGAAAGAATACTTATCGTTGATGATGAGGAGTCAGTAAGGAAGCTCCTCAATAACAAGCTGACCATAGATGGATACCGGTGCCATGAAGCGTCCAGTGCCAGGCAGGCGCTGTATGAGCTGCACCATAACAAGGTTGACCTGGTCATGCTGGATATCAAGATGCCGGCGAAATCGGGTATTGAGCTGCTGCCCGAAATAAAACTTGGTTATCCTGATACTTCAGTTATCATGGTCACCGCGCTCGCCGATATGCAGACTGCCATTCGATGCATGAAGCAGGGCGCCTACGACTACGTAATCAAGCCTTTTGAACTCGATGAAATAACCATCAGCGTGGCGCGGGCACTGGAGAAGAGAAGGCTGGAACTGGAGAACAAGGAGTATCAGCAGCACCTGGAGAAGAAGGTCGCCGAGCAGGCGAATAAAATCCGGGCATCGTTCCTTAACGCCATTACGGCCCTGGTTTACGCCCTTGAAGCCAAGGATGCCTATACCAGCGGGCATTCCCAGAGGGTTGCCCAGTTATCCGCGGCCATTGCCCGACAGTTGAATCTTCCCCGGAGTCAGATTAATCAACTGAAACTTGCCGGACTGCTTCATGATGTCGGTAAGATAGGTGTTCAGGAATCAGTGTTGAACAAGCCCGGCCGCCTGACGGAGGAACAATTCGAGCTGGTAAAGCTTCATCCTGAGATTGGTGAGCATATCCTGAGCCCGATAGTTAATAGCACGGAGATTCTGGACGCAGTCCGCAGCCATCATGAGCATTACAACGGCAAGGGTTACCCGGATGGATTGAAAAACGGCGAGATATCGCTTGGCGCCCGCATTCTGGCGATATCGGATGCATACGAAGCAATGACATCCGAGCGCCCCTATCGGGCGTCAATGAGTGCTGACGCAGCTCTCAATGAAATAGAGCATAACAAAGGGACTCAGTTTGACCCGGAAATCGCCGATACCTTTACCAGGATTGAGGAATCCCGTATCTCCAATTTAAACAAACAGAAGCAGGGTAATAAATCGCCTCGAAAAAGCTGA
- a CDS encoding response regulator transcription factor, whose translation MPKLLVVDDEPNIVELTKLYLEREGYQVEAVSTGQEALSRQSAGNFDLIVLDLMLPDIDGFEVCRQIRSKSDVPILMLTARKEDVDKIVGLEIGADDYFTKPFNPRELVARVKAILRRYQAGLKPHDSIEIGNLHIDLSRHEVTAAGTPVKLRTKEFALLSALAQNPGIVFSREKLLDVVWGYDYYGETRTVDVHINHLREKIAGAGVAIETLRGTGYKMVVSEES comes from the coding sequence ATGCCGAAACTGCTGGTCGTTGATGACGAACCCAACATCGTTGAGCTGACCAAGCTCTACCTCGAGCGCGAAGGCTATCAGGTCGAGGCGGTATCTACCGGTCAGGAAGCCCTCTCCAGGCAGAGCGCCGGCAACTTCGACCTTATCGTCCTCGACTTGATGCTGCCTGATATAGACGGCTTCGAGGTCTGCCGCCAGATAAGGTCGAAAAGCGATGTTCCTATCCTGATGCTGACGGCGCGCAAAGAGGACGTCGACAAGATAGTTGGCCTGGAGATAGGTGCCGACGACTATTTCACCAAACCGTTCAATCCGAGGGAGCTGGTGGCCCGGGTGAAGGCAATATTGCGCCGCTATCAGGCGGGGCTTAAACCGCACGACAGCATTGAAATCGGCAACCTGCACATCGACCTCTCCCGACATGAAGTTACCGCGGCCGGTACTCCGGTTAAGCTCAGGACCAAGGAATTTGCCCTGCTGTCTGCTCTGGCCCAGAATCCCGGCATCGTATTCAGCCGGGAGAAACTGCTGGACGTGGTGTGGGGATATGACTACTACGGTGAAACGCGCACCGTTGATGTTCACATCAACCACCTGCGGGAAAAAATCGCCGGCGCCGGCGTCGCCATAGAGACGCTCCGAGGTACCGGATATAAAATGGTGGTGAGCGAGGAGTCATAG